TAAGTTCGATATctttaaaatgtattttcagacatttttttttgcttttatatGCTCATTTGAGTTGTAATTGATCCTTTCAGGTGAAAGGTTTGGATATTGATGCTCTATACGTGTCTCATATCCAAGTTAATCAAGCACAGAAGCAAAGACGTCGAACATACAGAGCCCATGGAAGAATTAACCGTAAGTTTATCttgaaatttgttttaattgattgatatctgttgtgttttttttattgaggTGATATTTTTTTGCAGCTTACATGTCATCTCCATGCCACATAGAGTTGGTATTATCTGAAAAAGAAGAGGCGGTCAAGAAAGAGGTATTCGATTCATCATTCTAttgttgatttttctttttctttattagttctttaatttaatttttatttgttgttttttgcAGCCTGAGACCCAGTTGGCACCAAGCAAGAAGAAGGCTTAATCTCTTCATTGCTGGGCTTAAACTCTTCAGGTGTACCAATAGAAACTTTTTTTGATTAATACTAATATGAAATTTAAGGTATCACTTGTTTGGTTGCCACTTATTTACCTTCAATAGCTTAAGGATTGCTTGTTACGGGAACTAATTCTATGGTTTGCAAGCTGAATGCTTTATTTCTGTTGATAGCATCGCAATAGCCAATCTTTTGAGCATAACCTTAACACCATCGCTCCAAAGAATCTCTTACTAATACCACTGCAACCTACAATCTTCAAGTTGAGCTTGAAAGCTCTCACAATTTAGTTTGATCCaatcaattatttaatgttAGTCATTATGTTTCTTAAATGCATCACCTACGTTATGATCTTGATGAAAATGTTTAGGAGCTTAGACATATGGACTTTGAGGAACTGAGGAATAGCAGGTTCATCTGTGTGCATCCCGTGAAAGGCTTAGACATATGGCTTAATAGAATGATTCCTGTCATCTGCCAAAGGTAGCTTGAACTGCTTACTAACGGATATGTACAcctcaatttataaaaattgaaaactaggaaatgataatattttttaactgttAGGCATGGGAAAAAATTATCCATAATTCCTCTGTCTATTGATTGTAGAGGTCAAACACCACACCATTGACATAAAGCAGAAACAGATGAAAGGTTGGAGTGTCAAACACCAGCTCATGAACTTGGTTGTAGTTGAAAGGTTGACACTCCAGCACTCAGGCATGAAAGCTCCAAATCATGTAAACACCACACCATTGACATAAAGCAGAAACAGATGAAAAAATAGCAATATTCTTTTTACTGAAAATCCACCGAAGTTGCTGGACCCGGTTGTTAAAAAGATTGTGGGCTATCCCGTGTTATTTCCACACCTTGGGACTTTGGCATCTTTACTTAGGGATTCCCTGGGTAAATCATCTTTCTTTCCCTGCGAGAACAGCTCTGATTCAGCCACCCAAGCTTGCAGGTGTATTGCTTTTGAATTCGGGTTCCCACGGTATTGATGAGTGGTACGTCTTTTTATGTCCTCATCAATGACTTCTAGGTATAGATATAGTAACTGGGCATATAAtgtgttttattatatgttttactttttgtGAAAGGAATTTCAATGTATACAAGCAGGCAAAATCCAGAAAACCCGCAGAGGGCAAATTAGAAACAATGCagttctaaaaaataaaacacaaaacagtCATGCAATTACCATTGTATAGGAAACAAAAACTGCCGCTGCTCAGAATTCAAAAACAGCTCATAACAAACATAAGGGAAATAAGGGACAAACAGCTCATAAACTAGAAAATTAGGGCCTCAACTATAAGATCCAATTTATGATGAAGCACCACTTCAAAGAGCTTGAGACTTCTTCTTGTTGGTTGCCAACTGAGACTCGGGCTACaagaataataacaaataagttTGATGCAAAAGAAATGGGGATATAAATTGATTACAAAAATGACAGTTCAATACCTCTTTCTGGACAGCTTCTTCCTTCTCAGATAAAATCAGTTCAATGTGGCATGGAGATGACATGTAGGCTGCCCAAAAAAACACCAACAACATTATGAATGTAATAACAATATACATACATTAAGCCATAAATAATAAAAGCACAACATACGATTGATTCTTCCATGAGCACGGTATGTCCGACGTCTTTGCTTCTGAGCTTGGTTGACCTGGACATGAGAAACGTAAAGAGCATCGACATCCAAACCTTTCACCTGGGAGTAAACAATCAAAAGAACAATGTGAGTGAAAGGTGGTTTTAAATAACACGTAGCAAGTAAACAACATACAGCAAGGTTCatcaccaaataaaaaaaaaatacataaataatacaTACTTCAAAATTATCTTAAGCAAATCAAGAATGAATTTAGCTGACTTGATAGGCCAGCGTCCTTGCCCATTAGAATGTCTGTTCTTAGCTTGGGCAGTCCTTCCAACACCACGACAAAAGCGTCTGAAAGGAATGGCCTGTTTGTGGGCCAAAACATCTTCCAAATATCTTTTTGCTTTTGTCAATGGCAACTTCCTGATGGCAAACGCTGTTTCCCTAGTGTTCTgcaaaaaacaaattaaacacAATCTCAATTCTTTGAAAAATCatataacaaacaaaacaagTGAACGAATCTAAATCCAggtttcaaaaacaaaaaataaataaaaagtaactcGGTCCAGAGGGTTAGGCAAGTTTCTAAAATGAAAACCagatacaaaaaatatataatttcttttttgagataaaatctCACTAGCTTAATTTTCTGGTCGATGAGTATTGCATATGAAAATCACATCAAATTCTAAAACCTATAAAACACAAGACAAGGTTTATCACTGTGAGTGCGTAACAAAGTGAAAAAATTTAGTACCTTGAAATGCACCCTAAGGTCAGCACCTCTGGCTTTGCAGGCTGCAGTTACGTAACACATAAACGAATTAGgttaaattaatctaaaatcaacacttcaaacaaACATTTATCAGAGAGAATAAAAAACCATATACTATAAAATTCATATATCGGGATACTTTACGAAATAGAAAGCAAGAGTGGATTTACATTTGGTGGGATTATCGGGTTCTCTGGAGTACTTCACCTGATAGGAGAGGAAACGAATCAGTGAAAATAGATCTagaattgaaattgaaagtaGAAAGAAGAGCGTTGTTTGCTTACCATGACTTCTTCTTCTGCAAACGCACGATTGAGGGAGGAGGCAGTGAGAACGAACGAATGAGGGAGGAGGCAGTGAGGACGAACGAATGAGGGAGGAGGCAGTGAGGACGCGCGATTGAGGGAGGAGGTAGTGAGGACGCGCGGTTGAGGGAGGAGGCGGTGAGGAAAGaagattagggttttaaaaTGATGCATCTGATTTGGGCTTGTTAGTATACCCGGCCCATATTGTGTTGCAGTCTGAATTTGTTATTGGGCTGTGacaaattttagtttaaaaccTTTTATGAAAACTATAAACTATACCTCCACATATATACTGATACTCCACATTTTATAcatagtatttattttattctttaaaaaaaaaacataaaaaacttTTATCAAATTTTCTGGTTCCCAAATATGTTTTGGTAGAATCTAGAGTTTAAGGGCCTGTTTGATTTGCTTTTTAAAAACagtattttagttttcaaaaaattaaaaattaaaaaacttgtttgaaatgttaatttttaaatattagttttggaaactatttttaattttctgttttaaaaactaaaaaatagaaagagctttaaatagttttatttttcagttctctattttttttaaatgaaaacacACGGAGAATGAGTAATTTTCATTAATGGCATAATGGTAATATTTTACgattcattttataaaaaaagaaatagcaATCAAATGGAACTGCAACATGAACAAATCCTCTGTTTGCACTTGTTTTAGCCTTTATTTGTGATGGCAGTTTACTGGTTGGTAGTTTgcttactaaaaaaaatattatagtaattaaaacaaaaaggaaaatgCATATGTATTCAAATTCAAccatctttatatatatatatgattagaTGGAGGAAGGTGTATTCACATAATGAGTAGTCACATTTAAATTGATCCAAATAAATGTACAAATGGAAccaaaaattgtataaaattaaatattattatacgtGTTTGGACCTTCTTTTGCAAAATCTGTTCGGAtcagataaaattttattttttaaaattaaataaaattgtataaataaaggttttaatatatttttttattagtatgaggTATTACTTTAATGTAACTCTAGTAGTAAAAAGACAACTACGATTCTTGTTAATATCTGAGACAAATATAATCTGTAAGTGTTCAATGATCTTGAGGTACTTCCTACCTTGTACTGGAGCACAATTCTCtcaccctaaattttattccatcaaaaacaaaatataactttaatctattatttgtttgtttaattttttcataatactttttttttaatttaatatttattttattatttgatatattccAAATATAATCTATCAATGTTATtttgtaatgttaatttttagaatattattcatgatattatgcttaaattttgttacttatatataactttatagtagtaatattaaattaatattatataatttatcatttgaatcaacaaaaaaatgatataatttaaacaatattaatttagatcatatcaaaattttaaaaatatcattacaAATGACGTTTGCCTTATAATCAATCAAAACTGCATGGTAATTCACAGGAATTACGTTGAATTTGACCAAATCTATTGTATATCTTACATAATTAATTTCCTTCATTTTAGAttcttcataaaataattatattcaattttaaatatatgtatcaaag
This region of Cicer arietinum cultivar CDC Frontier isolate Library 1 chromosome 8, Cicar.CDCFrontier_v2.0, whole genome shotgun sequence genomic DNA includes:
- the LOC101511512 gene encoding large ribosomal subunit protein uL22y-like, with protein sequence MHHFKTLIFFPHRLLPQPRVLTTSSLNRASSLPPPSFVRPHCLLPHSFVLTASSLNRAFAEEEVMVKYSREPDNPTKSCKARGADLRVHFKNTRETAFAIRKLPLTKAKRYLEDVLAHKQAIPFRRFCRGVGRTAQAKNRHSNGQGRWPIKSAKFILDLLKIILKYVKGLDVDALYVSHVQVNQAQKQRRRTYRAHGRINPYMSSPCHIELILSEKEEAVQKEPESQLATNKKKSQAL